A genome region from Populus alba chromosome 3, ASM523922v2, whole genome shotgun sequence includes the following:
- the LOC118062952 gene encoding uncharacterized protein, with protein MQEKGKVATGKMEAKRWSSFILLVVVVLGMWEVNKADAALSAAQCKEERRLGLNACKPVIYGKLPSPACCERVRVSHVECVCPDITPKLAALIDLDRAIRLIEGCGRRVPRHFKCGSITTP; from the exons ATGCAGGAAAAAGGAAAGGTAGCGACGGGGAAGATGGAGGCAAAGCGATGGTCTTCCTTTATACTGCTAGTTGTAGTTGTTCTGGGCATGTGGGAGGTGAATAAAGCTGATGCAGCTCTTAGTGCTGCTCAATGCAAGGAGGAGAGGAGGCTTGGGCTTAATGCCTGCAAGCCAGTTATTTATGGCAAGCTTCCATCACCAGCTTGCTGTGAGCGTGTAAGGGTTAGCCATGTTGAATGTGTCTGCCCCGATATCACACCAAAGCTGGCTGCTCTAATTGACCTCGATCGAGCCATTCGGTTGATTGAAGGTTGTGGAAGAAGGGTTCCTCGTCACTTCAAGTGTGGGA GTATCACCACTCCATGA
- the LOC118062838 gene encoding serine/threonine-protein kinase SAPK3, translating to MEERYETIKELGSGNFGVARLVRDKKTMELVAVKYIERGKKIDENVQREIINHRSLRHPNIVRFKEVLLTPTHLAIVMEYAAGGELFVRICSAGRFSEDETRFFFQQLISGVSYCHSMEICHRDLKLENTLLDGSPTPRLKICDFGYSKSALLHSQPKSTVGTPAYIAPEVLSRKEYDGKISDVWSCGVTLYVMLVGAYPFEDPEDPRNFRKTIGRIMSVQYSIPDYVRVSADCKHLLSRIFVANPAKRITIPEIKQHPWFLKNLPKELVEIEKTNFTKSERDQPAQSVEEIMSIIQEAKTPGEGGKVAEHAFAGTSDDLDVDLDSEVDVSGDIMPSF from the exons ATGGAGGAGAGGTATGAGACGATTAAGGAGCTTGGTTCAGGGAATTTTGGAGTAGCAAGGCTAGTCAGGGATAAAAAGACAATGGAGCTTGTTGCTGTTAAATACATTGAAAGAGGAAAGAAG ATTGATGAGAATGTTCAGAGAGAGATCATCAATCACAGGTCTTTAAGGCATCCAAACATTGTCAGGTTCAAAGAG GTCTTGTTGACTCCAACACATCTTGCAATTGTCATGGAATATGCAGCAGGTGGTGAACTTTTCGTAAGGATATGCAGTGCTGGTCGATTTAGCGAAGATGAG ACAAGATTTTTCTTCCAGCAGCTGATATCTGGTGTCAGTTACTGTCATTCCATG GAAATTTGTCACAGAGATCTGAAGCTTGAAAACACACTTTTGGATGGAAGCCCCACACCACGCCTTAAAATATGTGACTTTGGTTACTCCAAG TCTGCTCTACTGCACTCACAACCCAAATCAACAGTTGGAACACCAGCATATATTGCCCCAGAAGTCCTGTCACGGAAGGAATATGATGGCAAG atttcagATGTTTGGTCATGTGGTGTAACACTATATGTGATGTTGGTTGGAGCATACCCCTTCGAGGATCCTGAAGATCCTAGAAATTTCCGCAAGACCATCGGT AGAATAATGAGTGTTCAGTACTCCATACCAGACTATGTACGTGTATCTGCAGATTGCAAGCATCTCCTTTCTCGTATTTTTGTTGCCAATCCTGCAAAG AGGATTACCATTCCAGAGATTAAGCAGCACCCTTGGTTTCTTAAGAATTTGCCTAAAGAGCTCgttgaaattgagaaaacaaacTTCACAAAATCAGAACGTGACCAACCTGCCCAGAGTGTCGAGGAGATTATGAGTATCATACAAGAGGCAAAGACGCCTGGTGAAGGTGGCAAAGTTGCTGAGCATGCTTTTGCAGGAACCTCCGATGACTTGGATGTCGATCTGGATTCTGAGGTTGATGTCAGTGGCGACATCATGCCCTCTTTCTAG
- the LOC118062951 gene encoding uncharacterized protein, protein MGRRQNDSEPSRFISLSFLLVGLISCALVYTVLSVVLNPNLSSKGSNFESLALTEESSDGGCCRGIEKLELWGAAVKWGSDFKFNSSKECCQACKAMCTGIDGPCLCDTWVFCGNKKACGSKFGECWLKKQKDIFAPDRQEAGDPVIWTSGIIFGKGEGIVGLETEYGTLHIKLFPDCAPHSVAYILELLTLRHCAGCQFHRAEGRGQLWDSEGNHIKKAPFGPPFAMIQGTLEAQGTSFKKIPTEECPYIRRGSVAWVGSGPEFFISLANHQEWKKAYTVFGSVLPEDMEIAEKIAQLPTNSDVWNNINVSVLEKPVPLLVRRLKTRQGNLNKM, encoded by the exons ATGGGTCGCCGCCAAAACGACTCTGAGCCATCCCGTTTCATCTCTCTATCCTTCCTCTTGGTGGGATTGATTTCTTGTGCTTTAGTCTACACTGTCCTCTCCGTCGTTCTCAATCCTAATTTGAGTTCTAAAGGTTCGAACTTTGAGTCTTTGGCACTGACAGAGGAGAGTAGTGATGGTGGGTGCTGTAGAGGGATTGAGAAGTTAGAGCTTTGGGGAGCTGCCGTGAAGTGGGGGTCAGATTTTAAGTTCAATTCTTCCAAGGAGTGCTGTCAGGCTTGTAAGGCTATGTGCACTGGCATTGATGGGCCTTGCTTGTGTGATACCTGGGTGTTTTGTGGCAATAAAAAGGCTTGTGGATCTAAATTTGGTGAG TGTTGGCTGAAGAAGCAAAAGGATATATTTGCCCCTGATCGACAGGAAGCAGGTGACCCTGTTATTTGGACTTCTGGGATTATCTTTGGAAAAGGAGAG GGCATTGTTGGCCTGGAAACAGAATATGGCACTCTTCATATAAAA CTCTTCCCAGACTGTGCTCCCCATTCAGTAGCCTACATTCTTGAGCTGCTCACTCTGCGTCATTGTGCTGGTTGCCAATTTCATCGTGCCGAGGGCCGAGGTCAATTGTGGGATTCAGAAGGGAACCACATAAAAAAG GCTCCTTTTGGCCCTCCTTTTGCAATGATTCAAGGGACACTAGAAGCTCAAGGAACATCATTCAAGAAAATTCCAACAGAAGAGTGCCCATACATAAGAAGGGGTTCAGTAGCCTGGGTTGGCTCTGGTCCAGAATTCTTCATTAGCCTAGCCAATCACCAAGAATGGAAGAAAGCATACACTGTCTTCGGTTCTGTTCTTCCAGAAGACATGGAAATTGCAGAGAAAATTGCTCAACTCCCCACCAATTCTGATGTTTGGAACAATATTAACGTCTCTGTCTTAGAAAAGCCAGTTCCCTTGCTAGTCCGAAGACTCAAGACAAGACAGGGAAATCTAAACAAAATGTGa